The window TCTTGATGTgccgtctgttgagccgctagctgagccgccagctGAGTCGCCCACttgttctcctgacgtactcggtcttgcacTGGATTATAGCCACCGGGTTGGTTACGgcattgggcgttgcttgacaaagcttcagactccatgtgcctgctgtaactcgggctccggttctggcgaggcggtgctaaccaaggcaggGGAGTTGAATGAATTatgtcccggctgtaagaataggtctcctgctgagctAAGGCCGTCTGGAGGAGTTCTGTGACTCTCCGGGTCTCCACTGCCGCCGGGTCATCACCGTCCATAGGAAGAGCCGCCAAATGTgttgatgctgcgattaagttctccatggggttggaaaagtgacctggtgggatcggcacataacgcggtggtggcatgctcacgtgaggaggtgccatctcccgaggctgagccgaccCTCCTGTTCCGGCTATCACGAGCTGATTagcctctggcgggttacttgggccggctccgggtgtagcaaaaagaacccgagggtcataactcggaggtaaacgggactgggttttctgatgtctcctcctcattacctcattggatgtgtttaagctcatcgtgagttggtaagcttctgactgcaaccgctgtgaCCGAGCGTCGAGAGCCcccgctctgtagctagtctagtatcctcagctgccaaggcctccttggcctgagctatctcctcacgtacccgtgctaccgccgcgtcatgctcatctttgtctgCAGGAATAACCGttgcggttaacagggccgtaagcttgtccatgaggtctatcagcacctgagccggtgggcgcacggggccgcctgccccagctgctcctaacccggacgttacTGCTGCagcggctgtagagtttgagccgggctgagtcccaaccatgaagactccggcccatcttggcggctcacaggggtccggaatactgatgccatcggaacagcccccgagcacgccgtcttgcacttggtacaacgaatctgttgaaccggcagatgaatcaccgtctgagaggacggccgtctcacccctatcttcagatccttcaaaaagttcctctccgtggatgcaacccacgaaggcacgcctcatgacaggttgagtccgggtcttcctcgcacgctgagccgtctcgacgaggtcggtgcagttgtccggctcagggcccggctcaccgatccggccaatgaagacgtggattccgccgaaggggacccggtatccgtactcaattgagctggcgtCGGGACCCTAGCCTTCGTCGtcaatgtagatcttgccacgacgactcttggtcatccggcccactacgtatcccttgagcccttcgaagttgcccttcaagaactcaaatccaccgtgcgatggccccacggtgggcgccaactgtcgtggaattgtcacgtcagatgtcctcgtgaaaggacttagttgtggagccatcgcaactaggaagcttgaagaggttaaatcgggacaaaggacacgagagggtttatactagttcggccccttacggtgaaggtaaggcctacgtctagttgggttggtattgatgtttcgatgaccagggagcgagacacactatgcccggttctcgatgagttgtttcttgccctaagccgccagcaggtcgtccccttatatacacgggttgacgccctgtggcctatagagtcccggccggcttataaacagtgtccggctcggtgactagttaaatataccttatgatacaagtcatgccattacggcggtttactacaacgggccttaagtcgcctgtgggccttaagccctttattgaaccgccatcttcatgcttggtcttgggcttctctctggtgaatcctctttgtgtaacccggctcctcctgggcggcttacacaaatagctatatccccaacacccggcaaagtttggaaaaagttcaccggaaTGGTCTCCGGTCTGGAGAAGGAGTTGCGATTTACACACCCCAAAGTAAGTAGTGCTAGCTAGTTCCGCTCATtgattctagtttcatcaataccattatcagtttgattgaactatattctcgtaaagtgcttgtaccAGACACCCGGGACTAGtttatgtggatactatgtttgcgatcTCATTCGCCACTCGACCTCTGAGTGGGGCTTCTCTAAAAAATAATTtgaagtacgtaaacaatattcacaattttattttattagcaTCAATTATGTTGAGtttaattcatatatatgtattgacccccttctttaaattagatctggGAGAAGCGGGaagaactcctaccacatgatcgcacaCGAGCAATTCAATAGGAATTGTCGGGATTCTTTGTTGACCACGCCATACCTGAAAAGGGAGAATACCATATGGAATTGCTTTATTTGGGTAGATGATGTCAGCGGTCGTAggagatgttatattgtatatatgtagtagctttggatagatatacgaaaacttgttgttcaaccaagcacggagaaagagaggtcacttctctctctatatatgttcatgatgatcttgtgtaattaatggtttccttcatttgcttactagctagcgtcaagttctctctatatgtagtagctagcatcgaccaagcacggagaaagagaggtcacttctctctctatatatatgttcATAACGATCTTgtgtaatggttccttcatttgcttactagctagcgtcgagttctctctatatgtaatagctagcgtcgaccaagcacggagaaagagaggtcacttctctctatacgtagaagctagctaacacaatatgaaacccctaatTAAACCCNNNNNNNNNNNNNNNNNNNNNNNNNNNNNNNNNNNNNNNNNNNNNNNNNNNNNNNNNNNNNNNNNNNNNNNNNNNNNNNNNNNNNNNNNNNNNNNNNNNNNNNNNNNNNNNNNNNNNNNNNNNNNNNNNNNNNNNNNNNNNNNNNNNNNNNNNNNNNNNNNNNNNNNNNNNNNNNNNNNNNNNNNNNNNNNNNNNNNNNNNNNNNNNNNNNNNNNNNNNNNNNNNNNNNNNNNNNNNNNNNNNNNNNNNNNNNNNNNNNNNNNNNNNNNNNNNNNNNNNNNNNNNNNNNNNNNNNNNNNNNNNNNNNNNNNNNNNNAACCAAAGGCTATCCTGCTTGGGCGCCCCACAACGGTCACGTGgagcccctttagtcctggttcgtaagccaaccgggactaaaggttttgggtATTAGTCCCGTTTGTTTTGGGTATTAGTACATACCCTGTTTTCTACTAGCGTCTGCTGCTCCATCGCCTGCAAGTGTATGAATCTGCTAGCGGGAAAGAAAAGATTTTGAGGAACTCCATCGCAGACGAATTTTGAGGAACTCCATCGCTGGTGAATCAAGTACAATATGAATCCACTCACCTCCTAGTTTGGTTGCCTGAGGAATTCCATCGCCGACGACAGCCTCTGGATCGAGAGACTCGAGGGAGGGGATGGGGGAAGGTGGGATTTTTAGGGTAGGGGGGAGTGAACGGGGGAGCTGCACGGCACGACGGTACGGCGTGGTGGAGTTATAAGGCGTCGACAGCGTCACGGAGAAGTGGTGGAACGACGCGACGGAACGGCGTCGCGAAGAAGCAGTGGAACTGCGCGAAGTGGAGCTGCACTGTGTTGGAATGGACAGACCGTGGGTTTGGTCCGAGAAAGTTGGAGTTTTTTTTTTGTAAAAATGACCCTCGCGACATTTTTTTTTGGTCAAAAGGGAGTACTCATTATGTATTTGAGCTGAAAATATGTTGTTTGTTAGGTCAGATGGGTTGTAGCACCCGACAAAGAAATGGATTGCAGCATCCGGTGATCTCAGAATACCATGAATTTTATGCTAAAAAAGGAAATACCATGAATTTTAACGCTCTTAGGCCTTGTTTGGTTGCTAGGGGAGATGTACTCCGGGTAGAGCTGCCCCGGACTGAAAATTCCTGGCAAAACGAAAAGCCCAGGGAAATTTTGCATAGCCATTTGGGAGGAGCGGGGGAAATTTTGCTCAGATTCAGCTTGACGTTGATACGTGTGAAGCAGTCACGAGCACACCGAATCTTGCCGCCGGAGCTAGCAGTCGCCGGGGATGCGGATCCAGCCCATCGGATGCATCACACCAGATCTCGCCGCCGGAGCTAGCAGCCACCGGAGACGCGGATCTAGCCCATTGGATGCAGCGGAGGGGTTTGAGCAGGTCCTCGTCTTCTTTGTTCCTCGGCAAGGAGAGCTTGGAACAGAGGAGAGAGGAGGGGTCGACCAATCGAGGTGGCCGGCGGGAGGGACGAGAAAAGATCGAGCAAGACGGCGGCGTGGTTTGCGAACAGAGAGGGGGCGAAAGAAACGAGGGACTTCTCCCACGAGTCGTGACTGGTGTTTTCTCGTCCCGGGGATTCGGCCGGGGAGGGCCAAAGTTTCCCTGACTTGGGCCTCGACCAAATGGCCCTTCAGAATTCCCTGGGAGAGGTTAGCACGTGCCTTTCTATCCCTGGGATTGGGCCGGGATCCCTGGGTTTTCCCTGTGAACCAAACGAGCCCTTATTGGGTTGAATTTTCGCCTTATACCATGCTAAAAAAATAAGCAGCCCATTGGATCGAAGAGAGGAAAAAAAAAACTGCCCGTTGGATTCGCGAGTCGCCGATTGCCGCTTCTAGCGCTCCCGAAAATTTGAACACCCCTCCCGGGATGGAGCCCGAACGACACCAGACTTCTCCAAAACACCCCAAGCGGAGTGTAGAAAAGTAACCCCCGCAAATCCCCCGAACCCGATCCCCTTTCCCTCGCCGCCGTCCTTCCTTCCCCACGAGATGCCGCCCGCCGAGGACGCCTCCCCTGCCGCCGGCCCCCCGCAGGCGCCGACTCCGCCTCCCGCCCGTGGGATGGCGGCCGGCTCGAGGCTGCTGCTGCAGTCGCCGACTCCGCCTCCCGCCCGTGGGATGGCGGCCGGCTCGAGGCTGCTGCTGCAGTCGCCGCCGCCTGCGTTCCCGCTCGGCTCCAACGACGACCAGCTCGAGCGCGCTCGCGCTCGCGCCATGGCCCGCGCGGCCTccgtccgtcgacgctcccttgccGCATCTCTCGCGCCCAAGACCCCGCATCCCGACCTCCTCAACCGGGACgaggtcatggacctgttccataACTGCATCAAGCTCGCCTCGGAGAACGTACGTGCCTCACCCACCGTCAAAACCCTACATCGCTCCTGGATCTTACTAAGCTTGTTTTTTTCCTTCTCTATCTGTGGAAATTGGGCAGAAAATCAACCAGAAGAATACGTGGGAGCTGGGGCTCATCGACCACCTCAGCGAGATCATCCATgccggggaggaggaggacgacgagaccAACTTCCAGAAAGTGCGCGTGATATGATCTTCCGTCTCCTttcttattttcaatttggaaacaGCTTTGTGTTTCtttttcttacaaaataataagatTGAGGAAACAAATTATGGTTTTGCGACCAGGCTAGCTGCACGCTAGAGGCTGGCGTCAAGATCTATTCTCTGCGTGTGGATTCGGTGCACTCTGAGGCGTACAAGGTGCTCGGTGGGATCAACCGCGCAGGAAGGGGGGAAGAGGCTGGTATGTATCCACTTGCGTTGTCAGTATCTTCTAATTGTGCACCAATTTGAATTTATTTGTCTTGTTTAAGCGGCTTGGTATAAATTGCAAATACTCTTATAATGCTGGAAACCAACTTTGCAAGCTAAACTCTGAAGTAAGCTGTCATACATGATGTCCGTTTGTGGTTTACTGATAAGATCAGTTTCTAAACTGATGCAAAGGAAAATAAGAACATCTTTTAGGTTTTTAATTTAAAAATGTCACCATATCAGGACGACCTTAGCACCTTTTTTTCAAGGTAATAATTACAATGTAATATTACCCTTTCTTTGGGAAACCACTCAGTGCTACATTACCATGTTATGCTGGTTTACACGAGTGTGCACTTTGCATGAGGCATCAACCTTCTGAGAATGACGTAGGTTTGGTTTGGTATATCTTTTTTGTTTTATATTGTTATATGACTATTGTTGTGAATTCTCTATCTGTTTACTATTGTCATAAACTTAGCTTTGTGTTCATAGTTGCAAGTTTAATAACCATAGAAAAATGTAAGCTACACAACTTCATTACAGTGTTCTGATTTGGAAATTGTAACAAGATTTGGGAGAAGGTGGCGATGCAGAGCCTGCACAAGAAGAAGGCGTCAACAAAAAAGATGTTGATAGAAGGGTACATTTCTTTAATACGATTTTTCACTACCTGCACTTCACTTGTTCTTTATCTTGCCAATGCTGTTTCGGCTATGCAGATTTCACCTGCTTCGACGCTGGAGTCCTCGTTTGAGGCTCTTAACGTGAAGAAGTTTGATGGTATGTTTCAAGCCTTTTCTCATTGTGCTTCTATGGAATTTATTAATTCTATAATGGGGCTGAAACTACAAGGTCATTTTATTTGCAATTATAGCTGCCTTCACGGTGGATCCTCTATACCATCAGACCACTGCTCAGTTTGATGAAGGTGGAGCAAAGGGGCTCTTATTGTATAATCTTGGAGTATATGGCAGTTGTCGTGTGCTTTTTGATTCGTTTGAAACGCCAGACAAATGCATCTTATCTGATCCTGAGAAGGCTGAGGTGATTGATCTTTCATTTGCTAAAGGTAATATCAGTTTGTCGCTCTGCTGTGTATGCTCTTTACATGTTGCTTCCAATTAGATTTCAGTGAGTTGCTACTACTCTTTGACAGAACAAATTGAGCAAATGATAGTTCACATGCCTCTATCCAATGACATCTCTCCTACCTTGAGGGATATCGTGGCTCAGTTTGATGAAGAAAATAAAAGGCCATCACATGATGCATCTTCCGGGCAAATGCTGGTGATGGAAGATCAGGTGGTTGACAGTAATGATGACAGCATGCCACCTGATTGTGGAACTTGGGATTTTGGTGGTTGTGATGATCAGGACAGTGCATATGATGAAAACTGCAGCCCAATGAATTTCAACTCAACAAACTATGAAGAGGTACTTGTAAACTAGACAAAATTGAGACATGGTCCTTCAGAAAaatagttactactccctccgtccggaaatacttgtcctcgaaatggttgtatctagatttattttagttatagatacatccattttatccatttctaagacaagtatttccagacggagggagtacctggtTAGGGAACTATCTGTTGTTTACTTGTGCATTATGTACTTATCCAtgcactccctccattccacaatagaAATCCTCTTAGCCTCTCGAACTTTCCTCAAAATACTGGTCTTTCTAAACTTCCAACGCAGCTTTAGTGACCGTGTTCCAGTTTATCGCTTCATCAATGCCATCAAGAAAAGAGTTAATTAACCCTTCTTGACTTCTTGTGCTTCTGTGCCTTGCTTTTAGGAGGAAAAAGAGGCAATTTAATTCCTTGGTGATAAAAAAGATAAGGGCATGAAAATAACTGAAGGGTAACATGGACATCTCACTCACACTCTTAACTCTTGTGTCCAACTCCCAAACGATATCTTTTGAAACGAGGGAGTATTTGAAGGCATATGAGGAAAAGTCAATTAGTCATAGGGTAGAACTATTGATTTACATTTTGTATCTTGTACCTCAAGCATTTCTTTTGTTGTTATAATCTGCTGCCTACAACTGAGTATTGCTATTTCTCTTCTATTAGAACAATACCCACATCCAAGGTAGTACAAAAGAACAGTTATAGTTTGTTACAAGTTCAAAGTTCCAAACCCGATTCTACAAATTTGTTGTCTTGACTGTGTATTGGTATACAGGGAACCGATGACTATGAGTACACTTTCCAGGGTCCAGACGGTCCTGATGTAGATGAAAGGCTCGAGAAAATTGCAGATTTGTTGTCACTTGGCGCGGGATTCTCTTCCAAAACAAATGCTTGGGCTGGACCCGAGCATTGGAAATATCGAAAAGTTAGAGGTAAACCCTGGCTAGTCCTATTTTGGTTCCATTTCAAACTAGCTTATTTAA is drawn from Triticum dicoccoides isolate Atlit2015 ecotype Zavitan chromosome 6B, WEW_v2.0, whole genome shotgun sequence and contains these coding sequences:
- the LOC119323354 gene encoding condensin complex subunit 2-like isoform X1, with translation MPPAEDASPAAGPPQAPTPPPARGMAAGSRLLLQSPTPPPARGMAAGSRLLLQSPPPAFPLGSNDDQLERARARAMARAASVRRRSLAASLAPKTPHPDLLNRDEVMDLFHNCIKLASENKINQKNTWELGLIDHLSEIIHAGEEEDDETNFQKASCTLEAGVKIYSLRVDSVHSEAYKVLGGINRAGRGEEADLGEGGDAEPAQEEGVNKKDVDRRISPASTLESSFEALNVKKFDAAFTVDPLYHQTTAQFDEGGAKGLLLYNLGVYGSCRVLFDSFETPDKCILSDPEKAEVIDLSFAKEQIEQMIVHMPLSNDISPTLRDIVAQFDEENKRPSHDASSGQMLVMEDQVVDSNDDSMPPDCGTWDFGGCDDQDSAYDENCSPMNFNSTNYEEGTDDYEYTFQGPDGPDVDERLEKIADLLSLGAGFSSKTNAWAGPEHWKYRKVRDLEPAQTSGDLEVAKKAKKKKGKEEPDIDFTKALEHEKANVFAPPKNPKSLLLPANKGSCNNKLPEDCHYQPESLVKLFLLPDILCLARRRRKPLDAFDLLIDDSRDNSDDFMPSRPWDDDNLGNDHVDEGDAASDVEEPVNLIAKPRQVNKIDVQYDKVSKQVDVHALKEVLWNHIHTSAKTADLERDDTEPSLCLTKVLHDLPCSNGDVSTTEISPHLYFICLLHLANEHSLTLCDRPTLDEIDIYIPTSPLVK
- the LOC119323354 gene encoding condensin complex subunit 2-like isoform X2; its protein translation is MPPAEDASPAAGPPQAPTPPPARGMAAGSRLLLQSPTPPPARGMAAGSRLLLQSPPPAFPLGSNDDQLERARARAMARAASVRRRSLAASLAPKTPHPDLLNRDEVMDLFHNCIKLASENKINQKNTWELGLIDHLSEIIHAGEEEDDETNFQKASCTLEAGVKIYSLRVDSVHSEAYKVLGGINRAGRGEEADLGEGGDAEPAQEEGVNKKDVDRRISPASTLESSFEALNVKKFDAAFTVDPLYHQTTAQFDEGGAKGLLLYNLGVYGSCRVLFDSFETPDKCILSDPEKAEVIDLSFAKEQIEQMIVHMPLSNDISPTLRDIVAQFDEENKRPSHDASSGQMLVMEDQVVDSNDDSMPPDCGTWDFGGCDDQDSAYDENCSPMNFNSTNYEEGTDDYEYTFQGPDGPDVDERLEKIADLLSLGAGFSSKTNAWAGPEHWKYRKVRDLEPAQTSGDLEVAKKAKKKKGKEEPDIDFTKALEHEKANVFAPPKNPKSLLLPANKGSCNNKLPEDCHYQPESLVKLFLLPDILCLARRRRKPLDDSRDNSDDFMPSRPWDDDNLGNDHVDEGDAASDVEEPVNLIAKPRQVNKIDVQYDKVSKQVDVHALKEVLWNHIHTSAKTADLERDDTEPSLCLTKVLHDLPCSNGDVSTTEISPHLYFICLLHLANEHSLTLCDRPTLDEIDIYIPTSPLVK